A stretch of the Bacillota bacterium genome encodes the following:
- a CDS encoding MFS transporter, with translation MRSPGVGALLALVSVPFCMVLSNSLLIPVLPSIQRGAHLTAFQAGLLITAFSVTAGLVIPLGGYFSDRIGRKAVIVPALGLFGLGGLLAGLAPLAFPRPFPWLVAGRVIQGVGGGGTYQVAMALAGDLYRGGRRVQVLGTLEASNGVGKVAAPVIGSALGMLAWMAPFFFYPAAAWSAAAAVFWLIPTSRPAAADRRRPPAGYLEDLRAVLASKGGPLAVLFAVGFVALLVLFGFLSYYSDVLEASWRIRGLVKGLIMAVPVGTMALLSFLTGTWLRERIRRWSLPLLLGGLAAAAAGLALSYWLRGLWTLTAAVTLVGAGDGLLLSPVNTLVTESVDAAKRGVITALYGTARFFGAALGPPLFTWAAGAGRAAVAGGGAALMALTALLVAAVLRPAALAGAAATAVGREGAEAAPAADEAIRAGRPGSLRRAPRRPRPVP, from the coding sequence GTGCGGTCACCTGGCGTGGGCGCCCTTCTGGCGCTGGTCTCGGTGCCCTTCTGCATGGTCCTCTCCAACTCGCTTCTGATCCCGGTCCTGCCCTCCATCCAGCGCGGTGCCCACCTGACCGCATTCCAGGCCGGCCTCCTGATCACCGCCTTCTCCGTCACGGCCGGGCTAGTCATCCCGCTGGGAGGGTACTTCTCGGATCGGATCGGCCGCAAGGCGGTCATCGTTCCCGCCCTCGGCCTCTTCGGCCTGGGCGGGCTGCTGGCGGGCCTGGCACCGCTGGCCTTCCCGCGTCCATTCCCCTGGCTGGTCGCCGGGCGCGTGATCCAGGGCGTGGGCGGCGGCGGCACCTACCAGGTGGCCATGGCGCTGGCGGGCGACCTCTACCGGGGAGGCCGGCGGGTGCAGGTCCTGGGCACCCTGGAGGCTTCCAACGGCGTCGGCAAGGTGGCGGCGCCCGTCATCGGCTCCGCGCTGGGCATGCTTGCCTGGATGGCGCCCTTCTTCTTTTATCCGGCGGCCGCCTGGTCGGCCGCGGCGGCCGTCTTCTGGCTCATCCCGACGTCCCGTCCGGCGGCGGCGGATCGGAGGCGCCCGCCGGCCGGCTACCTGGAGGATCTGCGGGCCGTCCTCGCGAGCAAGGGCGGCCCGCTGGCCGTTCTCTTCGCCGTCGGCTTCGTCGCCCTGCTCGTCCTCTTCGGCTTCCTGAGCTACTACTCGGACGTGCTGGAAGCCTCCTGGCGAATCCGCGGCCTGGTCAAGGGGCTGATCATGGCCGTCCCCGTGGGCACCATGGCGCTTCTCTCCTTCCTGACCGGCACCTGGCTGCGCGAGCGCATCCGGCGCTGGAGCCTGCCGCTGCTCTTGGGCGGCCTGGCCGCAGCCGCCGCGGGCCTCGCCCTCTCCTACTGGCTGCGCGGCCTCTGGACGCTGACGGCGGCGGTCACGCTGGTGGGCGCCGGTGACGGCCTCCTCCTCTCGCCGGTCAACACGCTGGTGACCGAGAGCGTCGACGCGGCCAAGCGGGGGGTGATCACCGCCTTGTACGGCACCGCCCGCTTCTTCGGGGCGGCACTGGGCCCGCCGCTCTTCACCTGGGCGGCGGGCGCCGGGCGCGCGGCGGTGGCGGGCGGCGGGGCGGCGCTGATGGCGCTGACCGCGTTGCTGGTGGCGGCCGTGCTGCGGCCGGCCGCACTGGCCGGCGCCGCCGCGACCGCCGTGGGGAGGGAGGGGGCG
- a CDS encoding FtsQ-type POTRA domain-containing protein: MTSLSGRPEADPRAQPGGSKTLWIALALVLAAVLGYELLQWPGFRLREVEVSGLRLRTAGQVLREAGLRYQVPIWQVRPSGIAARLERDPVIEGATVRILWPDRLSIRIVERSPVAAVSVAGGGTWWVDRYGVPFLERNRTAGLPLIRLPGDVRPVAGRPLGSAAARPVALAALLAGAEPPLESVDVHGDGGLTLWLRAADGGGSAARRIPVWVDVASPPSEVARELLGVLAEARRRGQLPLYVDLRAPGLPAVAWPPRPPALAPASPPPGG; encoded by the coding sequence GTGACTAGTCTCTCCGGAAGGCCGGAAGCCGATCCCCGGGCGCAGCCGGGAGGGTCCAAGACGCTTTGGATCGCCCTGGCGCTGGTTCTCGCCGCCGTCCTGGGCTATGAGCTCCTCCAGTGGCCCGGCTTCCGGCTGCGCGAGGTGGAGGTGAGCGGGCTCCGGCTGCGCACCGCCGGCCAAGTGCTGCGCGAGGCGGGCCTGCGCTACCAGGTGCCGATCTGGCAGGTGCGGCCCTCCGGGATCGCGGCCCGCCTGGAGCGGGATCCGGTCATCGAGGGGGCGACGGTCCGCATCCTTTGGCCCGACCGCCTCTCCATCCGCATCGTCGAGCGGAGCCCGGTGGCGGCAGTGAGCGTCGCCGGGGGCGGCACCTGGTGGGTCGACCGTTACGGGGTGCCCTTCCTCGAACGGAACAGGACGGCCGGCCTGCCGCTGATCCGCCTGCCCGGCGACGTCCGCCCGGTGGCGGGCAGGCCGCTGGGGAGCGCGGCCGCACGCCCGGTCGCGCTGGCCGCGCTGCTGGCCGGGGCCGAGCCGCCGCTCGAATCGGTGGACGTCCACGGCGACGGCGGCCTCACCCTCTGGCTCCGGGCGGCGGACGGCGGCGGGAGCGCCGCGCGGCGGATCCCGGTCTGGGTCGACGTCGCCTCGCCGCCCAGCGAGGTGGCCCGGGAGCTGCTGGGCGTGCTGGCCGAGGCGAGGCGGCGCGGGCAGCTGCCGCTCTACGTCGACCTGCGCGCGCCGGGGCTGCCGGCGGTCGCCTGGCCGCCCAGGCCGCCCGCGCTGGCGCCGGCGTCGCCCCCGCCGGGGGGCTAA
- the ftsZ gene encoding cell division protein FtsZ: protein MLELEPSAYNYAVIKVVGVGGGGSNAVNRMIRASLHGVDFIAVNTDAQALGLSEATEKIQIGQKLTKGLGAGANPEIGKRAAEESRDQIAEALKGADMVFITAGMGGGTGTGASPVIASIAKELGALTVGVVTRPFSFEGKPRAQAAEAGTRALREQVDTLIVIPNDRLLQVVDKRTSMLEAFRVADDVLRQGVQGISDLITVPGLINLDFADVRTVMTETGSALMGIGVASGENRAAEAARTAISSPLLETSIEGARGVLLNITGDANLGLYEVNEAAAIIQQAVDPEANIIFGAVIDESLHDEIRVTVIATGFDTEKPRAQAPLEELDIKPFARPDLDIPAFLRRRSQLG, encoded by the coding sequence TTGCTGGAACTGGAACCTTCCGCATACAACTACGCCGTCATCAAGGTGGTCGGCGTCGGTGGCGGTGGTAGCAACGCTGTCAACCGGATGATCCGGGCCAGCCTGCACGGGGTCGACTTCATCGCGGTCAACACCGACGCGCAGGCGCTCGGTCTCTCCGAGGCCACGGAGAAGATCCAGATCGGTCAGAAGTTGACCAAAGGGCTGGGGGCCGGGGCCAACCCCGAGATCGGCAAGCGGGCGGCGGAGGAGTCGCGCGACCAGATCGCCGAGGCGCTGAAGGGCGCCGACATGGTCTTCATCACCGCGGGCATGGGCGGCGGGACCGGCACGGGTGCCTCGCCCGTCATCGCTTCCATCGCCAAGGAGCTGGGCGCCCTGACGGTGGGCGTGGTCACGCGGCCCTTCTCCTTCGAGGGAAAGCCGCGGGCGCAGGCGGCGGAGGCGGGTACGCGGGCGCTGCGCGAGCAGGTGGACACCCTCATCGTCATCCCCAACGACCGGCTGCTGCAGGTGGTCGACAAGAGGACCTCCATGCTGGAGGCCTTCCGTGTGGCCGACGACGTGCTGCGCCAGGGCGTGCAGGGCATCTCGGACCTGATCACCGTGCCGGGCCTGATCAACCTGGATTTTGCCGACGTGCGGACGGTGATGACCGAGACCGGCTCGGCCCTCATGGGGATCGGCGTCGCCTCGGGCGAGAACCGCGCGGCGGAGGCGGCCAGGACCGCCATCTCGAGCCCGCTCCTGGAGACCTCCATCGAGGGAGCGCGGGGCGTCCTGCTCAACATCACCGGCGACGCCAACCTGGGCCTCTACGAGGTGAACGAGGCGGCGGCCATCATCCAGCAGGCGGTCGACCCCGAGGCCAACATCATCTTCGGCGCGGTCATCGACGAGTCGCTCCACGACGAGATCCGAGTCACGGTCATCGCCACCGGCTTCGATACGGAGAAGCCCAGGGCGCAGGCACCGCTGGAGGAGCTGGACATCAAGCCCTTCGCCCGCCCCGACCTGGACATTCCGGCCTTCCTGAGGCGGCGGAGCCAGCTGGGCTGA
- a CDS encoding sigma-E processing peptidase SpoIIGA gives MVVYLDVYWLVNAAVDTVLLEAAGRLAGLRPRPLRVLAAASLGAGLAVAGELSPLLRHLRLAWMLLVSLFMLPVAFGWHGPAALLRQAGYLYAGAAVVAGTALALPGVPASGGPGWLALLVALAAGSLALERLAWGGRRQWALARWRCELLLEEGGRALTLEALVDSGDTLVDPLSGRPAAVVAAAALEKLLGREASDFFLHWERGAKPPERLASALCWLPYQGPTEGGLLPGWRPERSEIRLDGERIETQLVVAVVPAPPAAGRGVEALVPAAALTGRRVVR, from the coding sequence ATGGTCGTCTACCTGGACGTCTACTGGCTGGTCAACGCCGCGGTGGACACGGTCCTCCTGGAGGCCGCCGGCCGCCTGGCCGGGCTCCGCCCGCGGCCGCTGCGCGTGCTGGCCGCTGCCTCCCTGGGGGCGGGACTGGCCGTCGCCGGCGAACTCTCGCCCCTCCTGCGTCACCTGCGGCTGGCCTGGATGCTCCTGGTCTCCCTCTTCATGCTGCCCGTCGCCTTCGGATGGCACGGGCCCGCCGCCCTCCTCCGTCAGGCCGGCTACCTTTACGCCGGCGCCGCGGTGGTGGCGGGTACGGCGCTGGCACTGCCCGGGGTGCCGGCGAGCGGAGGACCGGGCTGGCTGGCGCTCCTGGTGGCGCTGGCCGCCGGCTCCCTGGCGTTGGAGCGGCTGGCCTGGGGCGGGCGACGCCAGTGGGCGCTCGCCCGCTGGCGCTGCGAGCTCCTTTTGGAGGAGGGCGGGCGTGCGCTGACGCTGGAGGCGCTGGTCGACTCGGGCGACACCCTGGTCGATCCCCTCAGCGGTCGGCCTGCGGCGGTGGTGGCGGCCGCGGCGCTGGAGAAGCTCCTGGGGCGGGAGGCGAGCGACTTCTTCCTGCACTGGGAGCGGGGCGCCAAACCGCCGGAACGCCTCGCCTCCGCCCTCTGCTGGCTGCCCTACCAGGGGCCGACCGAGGGCGGACTGCTGCCGGGCTGGAGGCCGGAACGCAGCGAGATCCGCCTGGACGGGGAGCGCATCGAGACCCAGCTGGTGGTGGCGGTGGTGCCGGCGCCGCCGGCCGCTGGCAGGGGCGTGGAGGCGCTGGTGCCCGCCGCGGCGTTGACGGGGAGGAGGGTGGTGCGGTGA
- the sigE gene encoding RNA polymerase sporulation sigma factor SigE translates to MNLWLRARRAWAAAWVRLWARLGGREALGYLNGSESLPPPLSRDEEAELIRRLEDGDDSARTPLIERNLRLVVYIARKFDNTGVGVEDLVSIGSIGLIKAVRSFDPGKRIKLATYASKCIENEILMYLRRSAKTRSEVSFDQPLNVDWDGNELLLADVHGTDQDMIYQSVEEQVDRALLRRALARLSGRERKIIELRFGLRDGVEYTQKQVADLLGISQSYISRLEKRIMRRLRKEILAME, encoded by the coding sequence GTGAACCTCTGGCTGCGCGCACGGCGCGCCTGGGCTGCCGCCTGGGTGCGGCTCTGGGCGAGGTTGGGCGGGCGCGAGGCCCTCGGCTACCTGAACGGAAGTGAAAGTCTGCCCCCGCCGCTCAGCCGGGACGAGGAGGCGGAGCTGATCCGCCGCCTGGAGGACGGCGACGACTCGGCTCGCACGCCGCTCATCGAGCGCAACCTGCGCCTGGTGGTCTACATCGCGCGCAAGTTCGACAACACGGGCGTGGGCGTGGAGGATCTGGTCTCCATCGGCAGCATCGGCTTGATCAAGGCGGTACGCAGCTTCGACCCTGGCAAGCGGATCAAGCTGGCCACCTATGCCTCCAAGTGCATCGAGAACGAGATCCTCATGTACCTGCGGCGGAGCGCGAAGACGCGGAGCGAGGTCTCCTTCGACCAGCCGCTCAACGTCGACTGGGACGGCAACGAACTGCTCCTGGCCGACGTCCACGGCACCGACCAGGACATGATCTACCAGAGCGTGGAAGAGCAGGTGGACCGCGCCCTCCTGCGCAGGGCGCTGGCCCGCCTGAGCGGCCGCGAGCGCAAGATCATCGAACTGCGCTTCGGCCTGCGGGACGGCGTCGAGTACACGCAGAAGCAGGTGGCCGACCTGCTGGGCATCTCGCAATCCTACATCTCTCGCCTGGAGAAGCGGATCATGCGCCGACTGCGCAAGGAGATCCTGGCCATGGAGTGA
- the sigG gene encoding RNA polymerase sporulation sigma factor SigG, protein MANKVEICGVNTSELTVLSNEQMRQLFERMQQGDRKARTELVQGNLRLVLSVIQRFNNRGEPADDLFQVGCIGLMKAIDNFDLSQNVRFSTYAVPMIIGEIRRYLRDNNAIRVSRSLRDIAYRAMQARDQLTHRNGREPSVEEVARELGVPADEVALAMEAIQEPISLFEPIYDDGGDPIYVMDQVGDESESDARWVENLALREAMEKLGRRERQILQLRFFAGKTQMEVAEEIGISQAQVSRLEKAALLQMRRHM, encoded by the coding sequence GTGGCGAACAAAGTGGAGATCTGCGGGGTCAATACTTCGGAGCTGACCGTACTCAGCAACGAGCAGATGCGCCAGCTCTTCGAACGCATGCAGCAGGGCGACCGCAAGGCGCGCACGGAGCTGGTTCAGGGCAATCTGCGGCTCGTCCTGAGCGTCATCCAGCGCTTCAACAACCGCGGCGAGCCGGCGGACGACCTCTTCCAGGTCGGCTGCATCGGCCTGATGAAAGCGATCGACAACTTCGACCTCTCGCAGAACGTCCGCTTCTCCACCTACGCCGTCCCCATGATCATCGGCGAGATCCGCCGCTACCTGCGCGACAACAACGCCATCCGCGTCAGCCGGTCGCTGCGGGACATCGCCTACCGGGCGATGCAGGCGCGCGACCAGCTGACGCACCGCAACGGGCGCGAGCCCAGCGTGGAAGAGGTCGCCCGCGAGCTGGGCGTCCCCGCGGACGAGGTGGCGCTGGCCATGGAGGCCATCCAGGAGCCCATCTCCCTCTTCGAGCCCATCTACGACGACGGCGGCGATCCCATCTACGTCATGGACCAGGTGGGCGACGAAAGCGAGTCGGACGCGCGCTGGGTGGAGAACCTGGCCCTGCGCGAGGCCATGGAGAAGCTGGGCCGGCGGGAGCGGCAGATCCTCCAGCTCCGTTTCTTCGCCGGCAAGACGCAGATGGAGGTGGCCGAGGAGATCGGCATCTCCCAGGCCCAGGTCTCGCGGCTGGAGAAGGCGGCGCTCCTCCAGATGCGCCGCCACATGTGA
- a CDS encoding stage II sporulation protein R, translating to MAEEAGTGGRRPPRAARLGEVAGALALLAATGLLLGGPLRGAAAGTALVAARGGPAGVVQLHFVAASDTPADQRLKQEVVRALLPVIVRELSPAGLPAGGRGSEVLLERARQRSGEWARLARQVLRRAGSREGVEVVVGRYAYPAKRSGSLWLPAGVYPSVEVRLGPARGHNWWCLLFPQLCLPLAGDLPAGGASPAAPVRGDGTAVAALAPAEPVTAGGTGDVQLAFRLDDGAATGGEERPRFRLALWEWLRGVEPRLARAVERSRFLIAEP from the coding sequence ATGGCGGAAGAGGCGGGGACGGGCGGACGGCGGCCGCCGCGCGCGGCGCGGCTGGGCGAGGTGGCCGGCGCGCTGGCGCTGCTGGCGGCGACAGGGCTGCTCCTGGGCGGTCCGCTGCGCGGCGCGGCGGCCGGGACGGCGCTGGTGGCCGCGCGCGGCGGGCCGGCCGGGGTGGTCCAGCTCCACTTCGTGGCGGCCAGCGACACGCCCGCCGACCAGCGTCTCAAGCAGGAGGTGGTGCGCGCCCTCCTTCCGGTGATCGTGCGCGAGCTCTCGCCGGCCGGGCTTCCCGCCGGCGGGCGCGGGAGCGAGGTACTGCTGGAGCGGGCCCGGCAGCGGAGCGGCGAATGGGCGCGCCTCGCCCGCCAGGTGCTGCGCCGGGCGGGCTCCCGGGAGGGCGTGGAGGTGGTGGTAGGCCGGTACGCCTATCCGGCCAAGCGCTCCGGCTCCCTCTGGCTGCCCGCCGGCGTCTACCCGTCGGTGGAGGTCCGGCTGGGCCCGGCCCGCGGCCACAACTGGTGGTGTCTCCTCTTCCCGCAGCTCTGCCTGCCTCTGGCGGGCGACCTCCCCGCCGGCGGCGCCTCTCCGGCGGCGCCGGTGCGCGGGGACGGGACGGCGGTGGCGGCGCTGGCGCCGGCGGAGCCGGTCACGGCCGGCGGCACCGGGGACGTCCAGCTGGCGTTCCGCCTGGACGACGGCGCGGCGACGGGGGGCGAGGAGCGGCCGCGCTTCCGCCTGGCGCTCTGGGAGTGGCTCAGAGGCGTGGAGCCGCGGCTCGCGCGGGCGGTCGAGCGGAGCCGCTTCCTCATCGCCGAACCCTGA
- a CDS encoding YlmC/YmxH family sporulation protein, which yields MRTSDMRERDVIDVLTGRRLGNVEDLDIDVETGRVRALIIPGERRLLGFLGTGGKELRIPWSAVQVVGEDAILVRGEQVAASEGGKEGLWGGPETDDPGGDPHRRGGVPRP from the coding sequence CTGCGCACCTCGGACATGCGGGAGCGCGACGTGATCGACGTGCTCACCGGCCGGCGGCTGGGCAACGTGGAAGATCTGGACATCGACGTGGAGACGGGCCGCGTGCGCGCCCTGATCATCCCGGGCGAGCGGCGGCTCCTCGGCTTTCTGGGGACGGGCGGCAAGGAACTGCGCATCCCCTGGTCGGCGGTCCAGGTTGTCGGCGAGGACGCGATTCTGGTCCGCGGCGAGCAGGTGGCGGCGAGCGAAGGGGGAAAGGAAGGGCTCTGGGGCGGTCCGGAGACGGACGACCCGGGAGGCGATCCCCATCGGCGAGGAGGAGTTCCCCGTCCCTGA
- the pgeF gene encoding peptidoglycan editing factor PgeF → MRASALEAAGVTAAFSTRLGGVSQGAYASLNLSRGTGDRPEAVEENRRRWLAALGEGWRPAWLSQVHGARVVEAGREEATVPEADAHWTGERGLLLGVLAADCVPVLVAMPSPAGWLVGAAHAGWRGTAARVAAALVEAMRGAGGRPELGRAAIGPSIGPCCYEVGEEVQEALARAYPGAPLRLRAPGRDHVDLWEANRRALVEAGLPEEGVDVAGLCTRCHPQLFYSYRGQGRTGHMAASVGILPGGPAPGRAALPGARAAGAERQVERASGSIQYAG, encoded by the coding sequence CTGCGCGCCTCCGCGCTGGAGGCGGCGGGTGTGACCGCCGCCTTCTCCACGCGCCTCGGGGGAGTGAGCCAGGGGGCCTACGCCAGCCTCAACCTGAGCCGCGGCACCGGCGACCGGCCGGAGGCGGTGGAGGAAAACCGGCGCCGCTGGCTGGCGGCGCTGGGCGAGGGCTGGCGGCCGGCCTGGCTCTCCCAGGTCCACGGCGCGCGCGTGGTGGAGGCGGGCCGCGAAGAGGCGACGGTCCCCGAGGCGGACGCGCACTGGACCGGCGAACGGGGGCTTCTGCTCGGCGTCCTGGCGGCCGACTGCGTGCCGGTCCTGGTGGCCATGCCCTCCCCTGCGGGCTGGCTGGTGGGCGCCGCCCACGCGGGCTGGCGGGGGACGGCCGCCCGGGTGGCGGCCGCGCTGGTGGAGGCCATGCGCGGTGCCGGCGGCCGGCCCGAGCTGGGCAGGGCGGCCATCGGCCCTTCCATCGGTCCCTGCTGCTACGAGGTGGGCGAGGAGGTCCAGGAGGCGCTGGCCCGCGCCTATCCCGGCGCGCCGCTGCGCCTGCGCGCGCCCGGCCGCGATCACGTCGACCTCTGGGAGGCCAACCGGCGGGCGCTGGTGGAGGCGGGCCTGCCGGAGGAAGGCGTCGACGTGGCCGGCCTCTGCACCCGCTGCCATCCCCAGCTCTTCTACTCCTACCGCGGCCAGGGCCGGACGGGCCACATGGCCGCCTCCGTGGGCATCCTGCCGGGCGGCCCTGCGCCTGGACGGGCGGCGCTCCCCGGCGCGCGGGCGGCCGGGGCGGAACGGCAGGTGGAGCGGGCGTCGGGTTCGATACAATACGCAGGGTAA
- a CDS encoding cell division protein SepF, which yields MAWWARILDFMGFEVGEEEAAAEEESAAYGGRSGEARAAARAEVRRAGGEPRAVPGRRAARAGALVPLPVAEARPTRLGVFRPRLFDDVQPIADELKGGRVCVVNLEASEPEASRRILNFLSGIVYAVEGEIFRIGPTVFLLTPASAEVVGQAEPWVPER from the coding sequence ATGGCTTGGTGGGCGCGCATCCTCGACTTCATGGGCTTCGAGGTGGGCGAGGAGGAGGCGGCGGCCGAGGAGGAGTCCGCTGCCTACGGGGGCCGCTCCGGCGAGGCGCGCGCCGCGGCTCGCGCGGAGGTCCGCCGGGCGGGCGGCGAGCCGCGGGCCGTGCCGGGCCGGCGCGCCGCGCGGGCGGGGGCGCTGGTGCCGCTGCCCGTGGCCGAGGCGAGGCCCACACGCCTGGGCGTCTTCCGGCCCCGGCTCTTCGACGACGTCCAGCCCATCGCCGACGAGCTGAAGGGCGGCCGCGTCTGCGTGGTCAACCTGGAGGCCAGCGAGCCGGAGGCCTCGAGGCGGATCCTCAACTTCCTGAGCGGCATCGTCTATGCGGTGGAGGGCGAGATCTTCCGCATCGGGCCGACCGTCTTTCTGCTGACGCCGGCCAGCGCGGAAGTGGTGGGCCAGGCGGAGCCCTGGGTGCCCGAGCGCTAG
- a CDS encoding YggT family protein — MTAVLLLVEILDRTVNLFIGILEILIVVRALLSWFEPPGYRSWFYRLQRLVWALTEPVLAPVRSWMRPVGIFDLSPLVVLLGLMLIQQYVWRPLVGMLFRIL, encoded by the coding sequence GTGACTGCCGTTCTTCTGCTCGTCGAGATTCTCGACCGTACGGTCAACCTGTTCATCGGGATCCTGGAGATCCTGATCGTGGTGCGGGCGCTCCTGAGCTGGTTCGAGCCGCCCGGCTACCGCTCCTGGTTCTATCGCCTGCAGAGGCTGGTCTGGGCGCTGACCGAGCCGGTGCTGGCGCCGGTCCGGAGCTGGATGCGACCGGTGGGGATCTTCGACCTTTCGCCGCTGGTGGTGCTGCTGGGGCTGATGCTCATCCAGCAGTACGTCTGGCGGCCGCTGGTGGGGATGCTCTTCCGGATCCTGTAG
- a CDS encoding DivIVA domain-containing protein: MPLTPLDIHNKEFDRSFRGYSIDQVDEFLDEVNRDYEAALRELNALREQVARLTARVKQYEDLEETLRNTLVMAQKTAEEMRENARREAEVIVREAEQEARDRLRRADEEVAERRRQLEELDHDVEAFRARVRSLLESELAILNGDWGHPWREAAQARREAAAGSTAVDKHESGSL; this comes from the coding sequence ATGCCACTCACTCCGCTCGACATCCACAACAAGGAGTTCGACCGCTCCTTCCGAGGCTACAGCATCGACCAGGTGGACGAGTTCCTGGACGAGGTCAACCGCGACTACGAGGCGGCGCTGCGGGAGCTGAACGCCCTGCGCGAGCAGGTGGCACGGCTGACCGCGCGCGTCAAGCAGTACGAGGACCTGGAGGAGACGCTGCGCAACACGCTGGTGATGGCCCAGAAGACGGCCGAGGAGATGCGGGAGAACGCCCGCCGCGAGGCCGAGGTGATCGTCCGCGAGGCGGAACAGGAGGCGCGCGACCGCCTGCGTCGCGCCGACGAAGAGGTGGCCGAGCGGCGCCGCCAACTGGAGGAGCTGGATCACGACGTGGAGGCCTTCCGGGCGCGCGTGCGCTCCCTGCTGGAGAGCGAGCTGGCCATCCTCAACGGCGACTGGGGTCACCCCTGGCGGGAGGCAGCCCAGGCCCGGCGCGAGGCGGCCGCGGGCTCGACGGCGGTTGACAAGCACGAGAGCGGCTCACTATAG